In the Desulfuromonas sp. DDH964 genome, ATCAAATACTACTTTGACCGCGACTGGCTCGATCCTCTCGGTTACGATCTTATCGTCAACACCCAGCGCCTCTCCGAAGAAACAGCCGTCAAGCTGATCTGCGAAGGGGTCCGGGATCGCAACCTGCAGGAAAGCAAGGATTCCGGCAAAAAGATACTGCAGGACCGGATCGTGGCCAAGAAGGCGGAAATCGCCCTTCTGGCCAATGGCGTCATCGAAGGACTCCACCACTACCACTTTCACCTCACGGTAAAAGATGGCGTCGCAACCCTTTTCGGCCATGTCCACGCCGAAGAACAGCGGGAGGCGGTGAGAAGAACGGTGGCCGCCGTGGAAGGGGTCCAGAAGATCGATGACCAGCTTGAGATCCGCCAGTACCGCTCCCTGCCTGAAGAGCACTGACCCCGGATTCCTTACCCAAATCTTCCAGCCGGCCCCGAGGGCCGGCTTTTTCTTTGCCTGGCCTCGCCCCGCCCCATGCACTGGCGCTCATGGTTCTTGTCGACGGGTACTGATCATGCTAGGATGGGACGCTTTTTCCGGCTTCGTCCGGAGGATGAATCGAACAAGGAGAGAATATCGGTATGGCTGGACACAGTAAGTGGGCAAACATCAAGCATCGCAAAGGCGCTCAGGATGCCAAGCGTGGCAAGGTTTTCACCAAGCTGATCAAGGAGATCACCGTTGCCGCCAAGATCGGTGGCGGCGAACCGGGGACCAACCCGCGCCTGCGTACTGCCATCGACAAGGCGAAGAGCGAAAACATGCCCAAGGATACGATTGAACGGGCGATCAAGAAGGGGACCGGGGGCCTCGATGGCGTCGAATACGAAGAGGGCACCTTCGAGGGGTACGGACCGGGCGGGGTGGCGGTTATCGTCGAATTCATGACCGACAACCGGACTCGCACCGTGGCCGATGTCCGCCACATCTTCACCAAGCATAACGGCAGCCTTGGCGTTAACGGCAGCGTCAGCTTCCTCTTCGAGCGCAAAGGCCTGATCGCCTTTAATACCGATTGTGACTTCGACCGGATTTTCGAGGCCGCGCTGGAAGTGGGCGCCGAGGATGTCAAGGACGAAGGGGATAGCTACGAGGTGATCACCGACCCGGCCAATTTCATCGAAGTCCGTGAGGCCATGAAGGAAATGGGCCTGAACTGGGAGAGCGCCGAGGTGACGATGCTGCCACAGACAATGGTCCAGCTCGAGGGAAAAGCTGCCGAGCAGATGCTCAAAATGATGGACAAGCTCGAAGATAACGACGACGTGCAGAACGTCTATGCCAACTTCGACATCTCCGATGATGAGATCGAGAAGGCGATGGGCTGAAACCAGGGAGACCGGATTCCGGCGCAGGTAATTAATAGCCTTGGGCACGGATTATGAGACGGGCCCCCGCAACCGGACACCAGGCCTATGAAAATTCTCGGCATCGACCCCGGGAGCCGGATAACCGGGTATGGGGTCATTGCAAAAGAGGGGAATCGCCTGCTGCATGTGGACAACGGGGCGATTGCCACCACCAGTGATACGCCCCTGGCCTTGCGTCTGTTCGAAATTCACCGCGGGCTGGAGCAGGTCATCGCGACCTATCACCCCGATGCCATGGCGGTCGAGCAGGTCTTTCTCGCCAAGAATGCACTCTCCGCCCTGAAACTGGGGCATGCCCGCGGCGTCGCCCTGGTCTGCGGGGTCAATGCCGGGCTGCCGGTTTTCGAATACAGCGCCCTGCAGGTGAAGAATGCCGTCGTCGGGTACGGCCGGGCGGCCAAGGGACAGGTCCAGCAGATGGTCCGGGCCTTGTTGAACCTCCCGGAGATTGCCCAGGAGGATGCCTCCGATGCCCTTGCGGTTGCCATCTGCCATGCCCACAGCCACGGACTTAATGAACGTCTCGACCAACTGCGCCGCGGACGCTGAGGTGAACGCATGATCGCATCACTGCACGGAATCATCGCCTACCGCAGCATTGATCATGTCATTGTCGATGTCGGCGGCGTCGGCTACCGGCTCCTGATTCCGCTTTCGACCTTCTACGCCCTGCCCGAGGAAGGGAGTGTCCGCTTCCAGGTCTATACCCACGTCCGGGACGACGCCATTCTCCTCTTCGGCTTTTTGACCAGCGCCGAACGGGACCTTTTCGTGCTCTTGATCTCGGTTTCGGGCATCGGCCCCAAACTGGCCCTGAATATACTCTCGCATATTCCTGCGCCGGCACTCCTCGATGCCCTCGCCGAGGGGGATGCCAAGCGCCTCGCCACCCTTCCCGGCATAGGCAAAAAGACGGCGGAGCGGCTGGTGCTGGAATTGCAGGACAAGGCCCACAGACTCAACCCCGCTCATCCGCGCGTGCCGCCGCAAACCGGGCCGACCAAGACGACCTCGCTGGAAGACGCCCAGTCGGCTCTGGTCAACCTGGGATACAAGGAGGCCCAGGCCCGCAAAGTCCTTGAGAATATGGAAATCTCACCGGACGCCAGCCTGGAAGAGGTCCTCAAGGGAGCCCTCAAGATCCTGCTCCGCTAACCGGGGCGGCGGTAACCGAATGCTGCGACCGTATCCCAACCCTGGGGAATCATGAGCGAACGGCTGATCACACCTGATATTGCCGGCGACGATGCCTGCGTCGAAGTCTCCCTGCGGCCCCGCACCCTGACCGATTACGTCGGCCAGTGCAAGGCGAAGGAGAACCTGCAGATTTTCATCGATGCCGCCCGGGGACGCCGGGAAGCCCTTGACCACGTCCTCTTCTACGGCCCGCCTGGCCTCGGTAAAACCACCCTCGCCAACATCATCGCTGCCGAGATGGGCGTCAACATCAAGAGCACCTCCGGTCCGGTGATTGAAAAGACCGGCGATCTCGCCGCCATCCTGACCAATCTCGAGGCCGGGGATGTCCTGTTCATCGATGAAATACATCGCCTCTCGCCGGTGGTCGAGGAGATCCTCTATCCGGCAATGGAGGATTACCAGCTCGACATCATGATCGGCCAGGGTCCCTCGGCACGCACCATCAAGCTCGACCTCCCCCGTTTTACCCTGGTCGGCGCCACCACCCGGGCCGGTCTTCTCTCCTCGCCACTGCGCGACCGTTTCGGTGTCATCAGCCGGCTGGAATTCTATACCGACGAGGAACTGGCGATCATCGTCAGCCGCAGTGCCGGGATTCTCGAAATTCCCATCGAGGCACAGGGCGCCCTGGAACTGGCCCGACGCAGTCGTGGAACGCCGCGCATCGCCAATCGCCTGCTGCGCCGGGCCAGGGATTTCGCCCAGGTCAAGGGCGATGGGGTGATCACCAGGGAGCTTGCGGATCTGGCCCTGACCCGGCTGGAAGTCGACAGCCGTGGCTTCGACCACATGGACCGCCGGATCCTGCTGACGATCATCGACAAATTTGGGGGTGGACCGGTCGGCCTCGACACGCTGGCAGCGGCCGTCGGCGAAGAACGGGACACCATTGAGGACGTCATCGAGCCCTACCTGCTGCAACAGGGATATCTCAATCGCACACCCCGGGGTCGGACTGCCACCCCGGCTGCCTACCACCATTTCCAGCGGCTGCCGAAAACGGCCGCCGAGGGTGGCCTGTTCGCCTGACCCAAGAGCGAAGGGTGGTTTCCGGCACCCATTGCAGCGGAGCGATCGATGAAACGTCCTGCCTTCACCGTCTCCCAGAAGATCGCGGCCGGCTACCTTCTCATCGTCCTGTTCAGCCTGATTGCTCTGGGCTACGCCCTCTCCAGCTTGCAGCGACAGACCCAGCGTTCGCGCCAGCTGGTCGGCGTCGAGTTCAAACTCCTCAATCTCTATCGTGATCTGCGGGACACCTTGCTGGCCCAGGAACGGCTGGAAAAGCAGCTCCTGGTACTCCGCGACTCCGACATGCTGAACCTTGCGGCAAACCGTTCCCAGGAGTTTGCAGCCACCTGGGAAAAACTCGCCGCACTCCCCCTGCCGGAATCGGCCCCCAACCTGAGATCCCTTGCCGGGTCCTACATGCAGGCGGACCAGGCCTGTTCGGAGCTGCTGACCGACAAGCGCTGGGCAGCGGCAAGTCAGTGCACTCACGAGCAGACCGGCCCGCGCCGCGAAACCCTGCTGGCGGCCCTCGCCACCCTTACCGATCGTCAGCAGGCGACCCTGGATCAGGCGTTGCAAACCCTCTCCAGCGGCAGTAGCCAGGCCTACAAGGTGACGCTGCTGCTGGTTTTCATCGGACTGGCCCTGTCGGCCCCGGTGGCGATAACGGTTATCCTCGGCATCCATCGCTCAATCCGCACCCTGATCCTGGCCACCAAGCAGATTGCCGGCGGCAGCTTTGACCAGCCGATTGCCATTAGTGGCGTCGACGAATTCACCCTGCTCGCCCGGGAATTCAATGAGATGGGTTTAAAGCTCAAGGACCTGGAGCAGATGTCCCTCGACGCCAACCCGCTGACCCGGCTCCCCGGAAACCTTGCCATCGACCGCGAAATTGCCCGCCGGATCGAAAGCGGCATCCCGTTTTCCCATCTTTATATCGACCTTGACAACTTCAAAGCTTACGGCGACCGTTACGGCTATAAAGCCGGGAGCGAAGTGATCGCCCAGGTTGGCGACCTGATCCGCAAAACGGTGCGTAACTTTGGTACGCCTGAAGATCTGGTCGGCCATATCGGTGGTGACGATTACGTGATTCTCACCCCCCCCGAGCAGGGTGAAAACATAGCCCGGGCCTTACTCACGGAGTTCGACCAGATGGCGCCCTCCTTCTATTCGGAGGAAGACCGGCAGGCCGGTTTTTTCATGGCGCGGGACCGTTTTGGAATCGAACGGACCTTTCCCCTGCTGACCATGTCCGTCGCAGTGATCCGCGTCGACCTTCTTGAGGCACCAACAGCCCTGGCGATCAGCAGGGAGTGTGCTAAGATGAAGGAACATCTTAAGGAACTTCCTGGCAGCAATCTACTTGTCAACCGACGCAAGGTTCTATGACGCGGTTCCTGCTCTCTTGCCTGCTGATTTTCCTCCTGGCGGCCTGTGCGCAGCCTCCCGCCCCAGCCGCAACAGCCATCGTCGAACCGCAGCGGGAATTGTTCTTCCAGGGGTTGGATGAATTGCTGGCAACGGGAACCAGCCCGGCCCTGCAAAGACTTGTTCAGGAGAATGGCGCCTCCCCCTGGAAGGGGCCGGCGCAGAGCCTGCTCGATTGGCAGGCTGCAGCGGCCGCCGAACTCCAGCGCAAGACAGCCGAGCAACAGCAGAAAATCAAACAATGCATCGATAGCAATGAAAAACTCGTCCGCGAGAATGAGACGCTTAATCGCGACCTCCAGGAATTAAAGCGCATCATGGTCGAAATGGAAAAAAGGGCCCTATAGGATTGGACGCCGCCGGACAAAAGGGGTTTTAGAAAACCGGGCAATATGTTACTTTTCACTCAAAGGGGGGGCCTGCACTAGCCCTGCTGAGTTCGCCCCCGGGGCCGTCACTGTGGCGGCCCTTTTTATACCCTGGGCTGCCAACCCTCCGGACCTTGGCCATTGGTTCTCCCTGCGATGAGCAAAGACTCCCTCGATCAATTTACCCGCCAGTTGGCCCGCTGGGCAGAAGAACAGCTGGAGCGAAGCCGCTCTCCGTTGCGCCGGATCGACCTTTCGCCACGGGTGTTGACCCCGCAGGGGGCGCTTTACCCGGATCTGGTCCTCTGGATCAACCGGGACAGCGGCATGGCCGGGGGGGTTATTCTCGTCCCGCCCCGGGAGAGCGATTGTAGTGAGGAGCAGGGACGCCTTTGCGCCCATGCCCTTGGTTTGCGGCATTTTGTCGTATGGGGGGCGGATGAGATTGTCTTCTGGGAAATTCTCCCCGGCGGATTGTCCCGGCACCGGACGGTTGCCGCCCCACCTGCCGGCAGCGACGCCACTAGCTTTCGCCATACCCTGGCCACCGTCCTGGAGGAGATCAAATATCTCACCGTTGCGGGGTCCCTCACCCCGGAGGAGCTTCCGCCCCATTACCTTGTCAACCTTTGTCTGGGGGGACTTGCAGAGGTTGTCCCCGGACTGAAGGAACTGATGCGGGTCGCCTGCAGCGAAGGTCGTTGCAGTGCGACAGGCGTTCCTCCCGAGCAACAGGCGCAAGACAAGGCGTTCTTGACCCTGGTGCGGATTGCGGCACTGCTCCACCTCGACCAGCTGCCGACAGCGGTCCAACCGGAGGGACTGGAGCGGGCGATGCTTTTTGCCATCGATACGCTTCCGGCGGAACTTCGCAAGGCACTGGCTCCCCTCCCGGGCGAATTCCCACTTCCTCTCGATATCGCCGTCCGCTTCCACCACCTGTCGCGGCGCCTGGCCCAACTCGGCGGGTGTCAGGACAGTCAGCGGCTTGCCCGGGTCCTGGAACTGCTGCGGGAGGACCACCAGCTTCCCCTCGGCCAGCACGCCCTGACGGCACCCGTCCCGAAAACCCGCGGACCGCGGTTGATTGCAAACCTGGCCAACATTCCCCCAGGCCCTGAAGATTGGGAGGTAGCGCCACCGTCCCTGCTGGCCTGCTCTGTCCTGTTGCGCCATCTGCAAGGGCAGCCGGCGGCGCGGATTCAGGCCGCTGACCCGTTCCAGCTTCCCGGGACGCCGGCACCGACCCTGATCCTCGCGGCCCTGACCTCCCCGACCACGCTCCCCGCCCGTGAGCGGGCGGCACTGCAGGCCGGTTTGCGAATCTCGTGGCCGACCCGGAGATTTCGCCTCCCCCCGGATCTACCCCGCTGGGGGTGGGAACTTCTCCATCTCGCCGGGCTGGCGGCCCGGGAGGGGAAACTGCGGCTGAAGGTCCCCGGGGACTGGCTCAGCGCCCCCTTTGCCGATGTCTTGCTCGACACACTGCGGGAAGATTTCTCGATCGGCGAGATCCGCCGCATCTCCGCCCATCAAATGGAGATC is a window encoding:
- a CDS encoding YebC/PmpR family DNA-binding transcriptional regulator, which codes for MAGHSKWANIKHRKGAQDAKRGKVFTKLIKEITVAAKIGGGEPGTNPRLRTAIDKAKSENMPKDTIERAIKKGTGGLDGVEYEEGTFEGYGPGGVAVIVEFMTDNRTRTVADVRHIFTKHNGSLGVNGSVSFLFERKGLIAFNTDCDFDRIFEAALEVGAEDVKDEGDSYEVITDPANFIEVREAMKEMGLNWESAEVTMLPQTMVQLEGKAAEQMLKMMDKLEDNDDVQNVYANFDISDDEIEKAMG
- the ruvC gene encoding crossover junction endodeoxyribonuclease RuvC, with the translated sequence MKILGIDPGSRITGYGVIAKEGNRLLHVDNGAIATTSDTPLALRLFEIHRGLEQVIATYHPDAMAVEQVFLAKNALSALKLGHARGVALVCGVNAGLPVFEYSALQVKNAVVGYGRAAKGQVQQMVRALLNLPEIAQEDASDALAVAICHAHSHGLNERLDQLRRGR
- the ruvA gene encoding Holliday junction branch migration protein RuvA, which translates into the protein MIASLHGIIAYRSIDHVIVDVGGVGYRLLIPLSTFYALPEEGSVRFQVYTHVRDDAILLFGFLTSAERDLFVLLISVSGIGPKLALNILSHIPAPALLDALAEGDAKRLATLPGIGKKTAERLVLELQDKAHRLNPAHPRVPPQTGPTKTTSLEDAQSALVNLGYKEAQARKVLENMEISPDASLEEVLKGALKILLR
- the ruvB gene encoding Holliday junction branch migration DNA helicase RuvB, coding for MSERLITPDIAGDDACVEVSLRPRTLTDYVGQCKAKENLQIFIDAARGRREALDHVLFYGPPGLGKTTLANIIAAEMGVNIKSTSGPVIEKTGDLAAILTNLEAGDVLFIDEIHRLSPVVEEILYPAMEDYQLDIMIGQGPSARTIKLDLPRFTLVGATTRAGLLSSPLRDRFGVISRLEFYTDEELAIIVSRSAGILEIPIEAQGALELARRSRGTPRIANRLLRRARDFAQVKGDGVITRELADLALTRLEVDSRGFDHMDRRILLTIIDKFGGGPVGLDTLAAAVGEERDTIEDVIEPYLLQQGYLNRTPRGRTATPAAYHHFQRLPKTAAEGGLFA
- a CDS encoding GGDEF domain-containing protein, giving the protein MKRPAFTVSQKIAAGYLLIVLFSLIALGYALSSLQRQTQRSRQLVGVEFKLLNLYRDLRDTLLAQERLEKQLLVLRDSDMLNLAANRSQEFAATWEKLAALPLPESAPNLRSLAGSYMQADQACSELLTDKRWAAASQCTHEQTGPRRETLLAALATLTDRQQATLDQALQTLSSGSSQAYKVTLLLVFIGLALSAPVAITVILGIHRSIRTLILATKQIAGGSFDQPIAISGVDEFTLLAREFNEMGLKLKDLEQMSLDANPLTRLPGNLAIDREIARRIESGIPFSHLYIDLDNFKAYGDRYGYKAGSEVIAQVGDLIRKTVRNFGTPEDLVGHIGGDDYVILTPPEQGENIARALLTEFDQMAPSFYSEEDRQAGFFMARDRFGIERTFPLLTMSVAVIRVDLLEAPTALAISRECAKMKEHLKELPGSNLLVNRRKVL